From a single Candidatus Defluviilinea gracilis genomic region:
- a CDS encoding glycosyltransferase family 1 protein yields the protein MNITILTYGSRGDVQPFLPLSLGLMARGHSVKLAAPNRFKNLIEGYGISFVPLAGDPEDLSRRLNNVGFNPFKQMREMMDHAVAIGADVARQTDEACRDADLIIHTFAHAVGAHTIAREKNIPDVHIQTFPMFTPTGDYPNAAMPDLKLRALNYFSHYASSRISKWTATFGYEQVRRRAGLPKRKLYFPFDDDPLRPPTLILCAWSPSVLPPSAEWKVNVHVTGYFYFDFVDSSYQPPHELQSFLESGEKPICVSFGSMVNRDARRIDEIVRDSLKQTNHRGIILSGWGGVNQSSSKDLLYLESAPHDWLLPRCKMVVHHGGAGTTSAGLRAGIPNIVVPFTGDQPFWGRRVHAIGAGPKPILIKNLTVERLTRAIAEASSPAAGERAQAARRKMRGEDGASRAVELIESHVRDWNERAIF from the coding sequence ATGAACATCACCATCCTCACCTACGGCTCGCGCGGCGACGTCCAACCGTTTCTTCCGCTTTCGCTCGGCTTGATGGCTCGCGGGCATTCAGTCAAACTTGCCGCGCCGAATCGCTTCAAAAACCTTATTGAGGGATACGGCATTTCGTTCGTCCCTTTGGCAGGCGACCCCGAAGATTTGAGTCGCCGCTTGAACAATGTCGGTTTCAATCCGTTCAAACAAATGCGCGAGATGATGGATCATGCCGTAGCCATCGGCGCCGATGTTGCGCGTCAAACCGATGAAGCCTGCCGCGATGCGGACCTCATCATCCACACGTTTGCGCACGCGGTCGGTGCGCACACCATTGCCCGCGAAAAAAATATCCCCGACGTTCACATCCAAACTTTTCCGATGTTCACGCCAACGGGCGATTATCCCAACGCCGCCATGCCCGATCTGAAACTCCGCGCGTTGAATTATTTTTCACACTATGCTTCCAGTCGAATTTCAAAATGGACTGCCACATTTGGATATGAACAAGTCCGCCGCCGCGCAGGATTGCCCAAGCGGAAACTTTATTTCCCGTTTGACGATGATCCGCTTCGCCCTCCAACCTTGATCCTGTGCGCGTGGAGCCCCAGCGTTTTACCCCCTTCGGCAGAGTGGAAGGTAAATGTCCACGTGACGGGATACTTCTATTTCGACTTTGTTGATTCATCCTATCAACCACCACATGAGTTGCAATCCTTTTTGGAATCAGGAGAAAAACCCATTTGCGTTTCGTTTGGGAGTATGGTCAATCGTGATGCGAGACGAATTGATGAGATCGTTCGTGATTCATTGAAGCAAACCAATCATCGCGGAATTATCCTTTCGGGATGGGGAGGCGTGAATCAATCTTCGTCAAAAGATTTGCTGTATCTCGAATCCGCTCCGCATGATTGGTTGTTGCCGCGTTGTAAGATGGTCGTTCACCATGGTGGGGCAGGGACAACTTCTGCCGGGTTGCGCGCGGGGATTCCAAATATTGTTGTGCCGTTCACTGGCGATCAGCCGTTTTGGGGAAGACGTGTTCATGCGATCGGCGCTGGACCAAAACCTATTCTTATAAAGAATCTCACGGTTGAACGATTGACGCGGGCGATCGCCGAGGCTTCGAGTCCAGCCGCAGGTGAGCGCGCCCAAGCCGCCCGTCGAAAGATGCGAGGCGAGGATGGCGCGAGTCGGGCGGTGGAGTTGATCGAATCCCATGTTCGAGATTGGAATGAAAGGGCAATTTTTTAA
- a CDS encoding glycosyltransferase family 1 protein encodes MKIVILTYGSRGDVQPFLPLSIKLILRGHSVKLAAPSRFEDLVEGYGIEFVPLPGDPGAAILRINDARNNIFKMLREGYAHALEVGADVFQQSAEACKDADLIIHAFSHMVDGHTRAREMNIPDVHVQTFPMFAPTGDYPSVVLPDLKLRALNYFTHVAGIKIMWWLSRFGFRHISRRAGLPKRKLYFPFDKTSPFDKLRTSLRPPTLMLCAWSPSLIPPSKEWSANVHVTGYFFFEKAESIQPSTELQNFLDAGEPPVCVSFGSMVNRDAEKIDRIVREALTKTGQRGIILSGWGGARKNSSNDLLYIESAPHDWLLPRCKMLIHHGGAGTVAAGLRAGIPQVVVPFMTDQPFWARRVHSVGAAPKPILVKRLSVERLTQAISEASGDNIRQRAHTLGQSIYKEDGVMRAVELIESHARNWKERTINQNDK; translated from the coding sequence ATGAAGATCGTCATCCTCACCTACGGTTCGCGCGGCGATGTTCAGCCGTTTCTTCCACTGTCTATAAAATTAATTTTACGGGGACATTCTGTCAAACTTGCCGCGCCGAGTCGCTTCGAGGATTTGGTCGAAGGGTATGGCATAGAATTCGTCCCTTTGCCGGGTGATCCCGGCGCCGCGATCCTGCGCATCAACGATGCCCGCAACAATATTTTCAAAATGTTGCGCGAGGGGTATGCGCACGCGCTCGAAGTCGGCGCGGACGTGTTCCAGCAAAGCGCCGAGGCGTGCAAAGATGCCGACCTCATCATCCACGCTTTTTCGCACATGGTTGACGGTCACACCCGCGCGCGAGAGATGAATATCCCCGATGTCCACGTGCAAACCTTTCCGATGTTCGCGCCAACGGGCGATTATCCGAGCGTTGTGTTGCCCGATCTGAAACTCCGCGCGTTGAATTATTTCACGCACGTCGCGGGGATAAAAATAATGTGGTGGTTGTCGCGTTTTGGATTTCGACACATCAGCCGCCGCGCGGGACTCCCCAAACGGAAACTTTATTTCCCCTTTGACAAAACATCGCCCTTCGATAAACTCAGGACATCGCTTCGCCCTCCGACCTTGATGCTGTGCGCGTGGAGCCCCAGCCTTATCCCACCTTCAAAAGAATGGTCGGCGAACGTCCACGTGACGGGATATTTCTTCTTTGAAAAAGCCGAATCGATTCAACCGTCAACTGAATTGCAAAACTTTCTTGATGCGGGCGAACCTCCCGTTTGCGTTTCGTTTGGGAGCATGGTTAATCGTGATGCGGAAAAGATTGACCGTATCGTTCGTGAAGCTCTGACGAAGACAGGTCAACGTGGGATCATCTTGTCGGGATGGGGAGGCGCTCGTAAGAATTCCTCCAATGATCTGCTCTACATCGAATCCGCTCCGCATGATTGGCTTTTGCCGCGCTGTAAAATGCTCATCCATCACGGCGGCGCAGGGACAGTTGCCGCCGGTCTTCGAGCGGGCATCCCGCAAGTTGTCGTCCCGTTCATGACCGATCAACCGTTTTGGGCGCGGAGAGTCCACTCGGTAGGCGCGGCGCCTAAACCAATTTTGGTAAAGCGCCTTTCTGTTGAACGATTGACTCAAGCCATCAGCGAAGCGAGTGGCGATAACATTCGTCAACGCGCACATACGCTTGGGCAGTCCATTTATAAAGAAGACGGTGTGATGCGCGCGGTAGAATTGATCGAGTCACACGCGCGAAATTGGAAAGAAAGAACGATCAACCAAAACGATAAATGA
- a CDS encoding NAD(P)-dependent oxidoreductase — MAKIGILHPGEMGVSIAASAVNNGHEVRWVSENRSDKTRRRAEKYNLIEVESMKRLCDSVEIIFSVCPPHAAEDVAKSVIDCGFKGYYLDANAISPQRAKRIGELLSANNIQFIDGGIIGGPAWTPKETVLYLSGKDAKVIADCFSNGPLETRIIGDEIGKASALKMCYAAYSKGTTALLSAILATAESLGVRDELYKQWDMDDSNFSEQANRRATRVTAKAWRFEGEMREIASTFEEAGLPSGFHKAAAEVYRRIAGFKDAAESPKLEEALEALLK; from the coding sequence ATGGCAAAGATTGGCATCCTGCATCCTGGCGAGATGGGAGTTTCCATCGCCGCGTCCGCCGTCAACAACGGACATGAAGTTCGTTGGGTTTCAGAAAACCGCAGTGATAAGACTCGCCGCCGCGCGGAAAAATATAATTTGATTGAAGTTGAATCAATGAAACGGCTTTGCGACTCCGTCGAGATCATCTTCAGCGTCTGCCCTCCACATGCGGCTGAGGATGTTGCGAAGTCGGTGATTGACTGCGGTTTCAAGGGATATTATCTCGACGCCAATGCGATTTCGCCGCAGCGGGCAAAGAGAATTGGAGAATTATTATCCGCCAACAACATCCAATTCATTGACGGAGGTATCATCGGCGGACCTGCCTGGACACCGAAAGAGACCGTTCTTTATTTGTCGGGCAAAGACGCAAAGGTTATCGCCGATTGCTTTTCAAACGGACCGCTCGAAACGAGAATCATCGGTGATGAAATCGGTAAGGCGTCCGCGCTCAAGATGTGTTACGCGGCTTACTCGAAAGGGACAACCGCCCTGCTCAGCGCAATTCTCGCAACCGCCGAGTCGCTCGGTGTGCGCGATGAACTTTACAAACAATGGGATATGGACGACTCCAATTTTTCAGAGCAGGCAAATCGGAGAGCGACGCGCGTCACGGCAAAGGCATGGAGGTTCGAAGGCGAGATGCGCGAGATCGCGTCAACTTTTGAAGAGGCGGGCTTGCCCAGCGGATTCCACAAAGCGGCGGCGGAGGTTTATCGTCGCATCGCGGGATTCAAAGATGCGGCTGAATCTCCAAAGTTGGAAGAGGCGTTAGAAGCATTGCTCAAGTAG
- a CDS encoding LysM peptidoglycan-binding domain-containing protein, which yields MAILKTNLFSQKQAHVILFGADSIDLDEDEEAGDNSIARFLSKNLFGTIPRMFRRADRFIYYLFITLALASCSPSAITPYPTYDPFAPVTGQAFTPAPPQPGEIIQPTKTPSGPTPTRAPISVTIPTRNPNSSFTAPTPDAPHPLPPPREFVDQYTVQAGDSLGSISQTYGITLEALMQANGLNEASVLSVGQAINIPPVVTDPIPGSKFKLIPDSELIYGPASIAFDLDTYLKSKGGYLGNYVQDVNGAYLSGSQIILRVAQNYSVNPRLLVAILEYRSGWVTNPVPANVDYPMGYYDDYYAGLYRQAAWAADNLNRGYYSWRVNALGTLPLNDGTYAPMDPTINAGTAAVQYFFSLFNDRATWDFDVSQLGFYQTYNALFGFPFDYDIASHLPVNLTQPPMQLPFTPGATWSFTGGPHGGWDNGSAWGALDFAPPGEAAGCAQSEAWVVAVADGYIVRSNDGAVVQDLDNDGYEQTGWTVLYMHIETRDRVQPGAYVYAGEVIGHPSCEGGISNATHLHLARRYNGEWIPADGNLPFTLDGWVSSGDGILYNGWLTRGSTVLQAEEGIFEGVNQISR from the coding sequence GTGGCTATTTTGAAAACCAATCTTTTCAGCCAGAAGCAGGCGCATGTGATTTTGTTCGGCGCCGATTCGATAGATCTGGACGAAGATGAAGAAGCGGGTGATAATTCCATTGCGCGTTTTTTATCAAAGAATCTGTTTGGTACAATCCCCCGCATGTTTCGCCGCGCCGATCGCTTCATATATTACCTATTCATCACTCTCGCGCTCGCCTCCTGTTCCCCCTCGGCGATCACGCCCTACCCCACGTACGATCCCTTCGCGCCGGTGACCGGGCAGGCATTCACGCCCGCGCCGCCTCAACCCGGCGAAATCATCCAACCCACAAAAACACCCTCGGGACCCACGCCCACGCGCGCGCCAATTTCAGTGACGATCCCCACGCGCAACCCAAACTCCTCATTCACCGCGCCAACACCCGACGCGCCGCACCCGCTCCCGCCGCCGCGCGAATTTGTCGATCAATACACCGTTCAAGCCGGAGACTCCCTAGGGAGTATTTCTCAAACGTACGGCATCACGCTCGAGGCGTTGATGCAGGCAAACGGGTTGAATGAAGCGTCGGTGTTATCCGTCGGTCAGGCGATCAACATCCCCCCGGTCGTCACGGACCCGATCCCCGGTTCAAAGTTCAAATTGATTCCCGACTCGGAGTTGATCTACGGACCCGCCTCTATTGCGTTCGACCTCGACACCTACCTCAAAAGCAAAGGCGGCTACCTGGGCAATTACGTGCAGGATGTGAACGGCGCCTACCTGAGCGGCTCGCAGATCATCCTGCGCGTCGCGCAAAATTACTCCGTCAACCCGCGCTTGCTCGTTGCCATCCTCGAATATCGAAGCGGATGGGTCACCAACCCCGTGCCGGCGAATGTGGATTATCCGATGGGCTACTACGACGATTATTACGCGGGTTTGTATCGTCAAGCCGCGTGGGCGGCGGATAATTTAAATCGCGGCTATTATTCATGGCGCGTCAACGCCCTCGGCACATTGCCCCTCAACGATGGGACCTACGCGCCCATGGATCCCACCATCAACGCGGGCACCGCCGCCGTTCAATATTTTTTCTCGCTCTTCAACGACCGAGCCACATGGGATTTCGATGTGAGCCAACTCGGTTTTTATCAGACCTACAATGCGCTCTTCGGCTTTCCCTTCGACTACGATATCGCTTCGCATCTCCCAGTGAATTTGACTCAGCCTCCCATGCAACTTCCCTTTACCCCCGGCGCGACCTGGTCCTTCACCGGCGGTCCCCACGGCGGGTGGGATAACGGCTCAGCCTGGGGCGCGTTAGACTTTGCCCCACCGGGCGAAGCCGCAGGATGCGCGCAAAGCGAGGCGTGGGTTGTGGCGGTTGCGGATGGATACATCGTCCGCTCGAACGATGGCGCCGTCGTTCAGGACTTGGATAACGACGGTTACGAACAAACCGGCTGGACCGTTTTATACATGCACATTGAAACCCGCGACCGGGTTCAACCCGGCGCATACGTCTACGCCGGAGAGGTCATCGGGCATCCCTCTTGCGAAGGCGGCATCTCGAACGCGACCCATCTTCACCTCGCGCGCAGATACAACGGCGAATGGATTCCCGCCGATGGGAATCTTCCGTTCACCCTGGATGGATGGGTCTCCAGCGGCGATGGCATTTTATATAACGGCTGGCTCACACGCGGGTCTACCGTCTTGCAAGCGGAAGAGGGGATATTCGAAGGCGTCAATCAAATTTCGAGATAA
- a CDS encoding OsmC family protein — MKASVNWQDGMKFIGVGPSGFPIRMDAESTLGGSDSGVRPMELIALGLIGCQAMDVISVLQKKRQQVTGFEVKFDGPRSPDFPKVFTRASITFVVTGKQVSEDAVLRCIELAATKYCPASAMLEQVIPMDLMYEIYEDEEDGNKRLTHQGVWQGLTE, encoded by the coding sequence ATGAAAGCATCAGTCAACTGGCAAGATGGAATGAAATTTATCGGCGTGGGTCCTTCAGGCTTCCCGATTCGCATGGACGCCGAATCAACCCTCGGCGGCAGTGACAGTGGAGTCCGCCCGATGGAGTTGATTGCATTAGGGCTGATCGGTTGCCAGGCGATGGATGTTATCTCCGTGTTGCAGAAGAAACGCCAACAGGTGACTGGGTTTGAAGTGAAGTTTGACGGTCCGCGCTCGCCTGATTTTCCGAAAGTGTTTACCCGCGCCAGCATCACATTTGTCGTCACCGGCAAACAGGTAAGCGAGGATGCTGTCTTGCGCTGTATCGAACTTGCCGCCACGAAATACTGTCCCGCCAGCGCGATGCTCGAGCAAGTCATCCCGATGGACTTGATGTATGAAATTTATGAAGATGAAGAGGATGGAAATAAACGATTGACGCATCAGGGCGTGTGGCAGGGTTTGACTGAATAA
- a CDS encoding TlpA family protein disulfide reductase: protein MNEIQPARDFQKAIPFLLIGLGVALITASAFYLYRNLPPRADLTVVPAAANYPAPELTLTDLDGVSHSLADYRGQVVLVNLWATWCEPCKEEMPALQAFYKKYEQDGFTIIAVNDGDPTEDVTQFAKDFKLTFPIWLDPTYIATEQAFKTLGLPSSYVIDRSGTVRLQWMGGIEKRALEKYVAPIILEN, encoded by the coding sequence ATGAACGAGATTCAACCCGCGCGTGACTTCCAAAAAGCCATCCCATTCTTGCTGATTGGGTTGGGAGTTGCCCTCATCACCGCCTCCGCTTTTTATCTCTATCGCAACCTCCCGCCTCGCGCCGACCTTACGGTTGTCCCGGCCGCGGCGAACTATCCCGCTCCCGAATTGACCCTCACCGACCTCGACGGCGTTTCCCATTCCCTTGCAGACTATCGCGGGCAGGTTGTGCTGGTCAACTTGTGGGCAACATGGTGCGAGCCATGCAAAGAAGAAATGCCCGCGCTTCAAGCGTTTTATAAAAAATACGAACAAGACGGCTTCACCATCATCGCGGTCAATGACGGCGACCCGACCGAAGATGTGACTCAATTCGCAAAAGATTTCAAATTGACCTTCCCAATCTGGCTCGACCCAACGTACATCGCAACGGAACAGGCATTCAAAACGCTTGGGCTTCCATCATCGTATGTGATCGATCGCAGTGGAACAGTCCGTTTACAGTGGATGGGGGGCATCGAAAAACGCGCGCTCGAGAAATACGTTGCGCCGATCATCCTAGAGAACTAA
- a CDS encoding cyclic nucleotide-binding domain-containing protein — translation MGFDVHHLPIFDALSREHFSALEPLLETISCPAGDFVIEQDTPAEYLYIVLSGTVQISFKPYDGMPITISHVESGGLFGWSAVIGSGKYTSSVIAIEPLEAARIRGSDLRKLTKRNPEAGREIMNSLAEAISTRWKDAREQVKLILENGMK, via the coding sequence ATGGGTTTTGACGTTCATCACCTGCCGATCTTCGACGCCTTGAGTCGGGAACATTTCAGCGCATTAGAGCCGCTCCTGGAAACTATTTCTTGCCCCGCCGGGGATTTCGTCATTGAGCAGGATACGCCCGCCGAATATTTGTATATCGTGCTGAGCGGCACAGTTCAGATCTCCTTTAAACCCTATGATGGAATGCCCATCACGATCTCTCACGTAGAATCTGGAGGGTTGTTCGGCTGGTCGGCTGTGATCGGAAGCGGGAAATATACCTCGTCTGTGATTGCCATTGAACCTTTAGAGGCGGCGCGAATACGCGGGAGCGATCTGCGGAAATTGACAAAGAGGAATCCCGAGGCCGGGCGCGAAATCATGAATAGCCTTGCCGAGGCTATTTCAACGCGCTGGAAGGATGCGCGCGAGCAAGTGAAATTGATTCTTGAAAATGGGATGAAATAA